One genomic region from Corallococcus macrosporus encodes:
- a CDS encoding peptidylprolyl isomerase, with product MSACAHTVPPAPPPPETPEQVRARIQDLEDRRSLGNGELTRLATSAPEVIGGNTVLLRTRALLALVRIQDVETLETILLALEADGLSEREEAAHALGQLALSWEPLPEATLARLTEVLVRYEPTQTEAMVRSRVIESLGRLATPGAVEALTARLSPPDSYWAGYAATALGVAARKAGPAAVAGVPLEPIRELLKDAGRPDVNLAGAYFLSAAKRPDSVELLRSCLAHAQPDVRALCAKGLGDVGGPGDAVALSPLLEDETPRVAAEAARTLAKLATKCAEDAPCEPLPALDRIGLQAKQVAEGKAARGHSLLAVAQQGLPPRGRAVLSRLRSALAQADAAAVSAVAREDVAWLDCRFAAAMDRQQGVLDQVLQCGYGRVPEARWLALGLHEVAQFKGAPTGAAFAVRYLNHASPVVRGAALDALSARPVPEALAPIRALIGGGDAVVAGLAASAAGKLKDARALPAVEALAERVPKEPDLVEAVAGALVALQGRAAEPRMREWLKHPHANVRRVAAESLTSLTGKPVRSARVELAPGTYRPPSGSEVVFLTLRTRKGDIVIRVGVESPLTVGNLAELARKGYFRGITFHRVVPDFVAQGGDPRGDGEGGPGHSIRCEITHAKFVRGTVGMALSGKDTGGSQFFITHSPQPHLDGRYTAFGQVEKGMDVVDALLEGTVIDDVIVTEYGPAIPPSWH from the coding sequence TTGAGCGCCTGCGCCCACACGGTGCCGCCCGCCCCACCGCCGCCGGAGACGCCCGAGCAGGTGCGGGCGCGGATCCAGGACCTGGAGGACCGCCGCTCGCTGGGCAACGGCGAACTGACGCGGCTCGCGACGTCCGCGCCGGAAGTGATTGGAGGGAACACCGTCCTTCTGCGAACCCGGGCCCTCCTGGCCCTGGTTCGCATCCAGGACGTGGAGACGCTGGAGACGATCCTTCTCGCGCTGGAGGCAGACGGGCTCTCCGAGCGCGAGGAGGCTGCCCACGCGTTGGGCCAGCTGGCGCTGTCGTGGGAACCCCTGCCGGAGGCCACCCTGGCGAGGCTGACCGAGGTGCTCGTGCGCTACGAGCCCACCCAGACCGAGGCGATGGTGCGTTCCCGGGTCATCGAGTCGCTGGGGAGGCTGGCCACGCCGGGCGCGGTCGAGGCGCTGACGGCGCGCCTGTCGCCGCCTGACTCCTACTGGGCCGGGTACGCCGCGACGGCGCTGGGCGTGGCGGCGCGCAAGGCAGGCCCTGCTGCGGTGGCGGGCGTCCCCCTGGAGCCGATTCGTGAATTGTTGAAGGACGCCGGGCGCCCGGACGTGAACCTCGCCGGGGCCTACTTCCTGTCGGCGGCGAAGCGGCCGGACTCCGTGGAGCTGCTGCGGTCCTGTCTGGCCCATGCCCAACCGGACGTGCGGGCCCTCTGCGCGAAGGGCCTGGGGGACGTGGGCGGTCCCGGGGATGCGGTGGCACTGAGCCCGCTGCTGGAGGATGAAACGCCTCGGGTGGCGGCGGAGGCGGCGAGGACGCTGGCGAAGCTCGCGACGAAGTGCGCGGAGGATGCGCCCTGTGAGCCGCTCCCGGCCCTGGACCGCATCGGGCTCCAAGCGAAGCAGGTGGCGGAGGGGAAGGCGGCGCGCGGCCATTCGTTGCTGGCGGTGGCCCAGCAGGGGCTCCCGCCCCGGGGCCGGGCGGTGTTGTCGCGCCTGAGGAGTGCCCTGGCGCAAGCCGACGCCGCCGCCGTGTCCGCTGTTGCCCGCGAAGACGTTGCATGGCTGGACTGCCGTTTCGCGGCGGCCATGGACCGGCAGCAGGGCGTGTTGGACCAGGTGCTCCAGTGCGGCTACGGCCGCGTTCCCGAAGCCCGCTGGCTCGCGCTGGGATTGCACGAGGTGGCGCAGTTCAAGGGGGCGCCCACCGGTGCCGCGTTCGCGGTGCGCTATCTGAACCACGCCAGTCCCGTGGTGCGTGGCGCCGCGCTGGATGCGCTCTCCGCACGGCCGGTGCCCGAGGCGCTGGCGCCCATCCGCGCGCTCATCGGAGGTGGGGACGCGGTGGTCGCGGGGCTGGCCGCGTCCGCCGCCGGCAAGCTGAAGGACGCAAGGGCACTGCCCGCGGTGGAGGCCCTGGCCGAGCGAGTCCCCAAGGAGCCGGACCTGGTGGAGGCGGTGGCTGGCGCGCTCGTCGCATTGCAGGGCCGCGCGGCGGAACCCCGGATGCGCGAGTGGCTGAAGCATCCCCACGCGAACGTGCGTCGCGTGGCGGCCGAGTCCCTCACCTCGCTCACGGGCAAGCCCGTCCGCTCCGCGCGCGTGGAGCTGGCCCCGGGCACCTACCGGCCACCGTCGGGCTCCGAGGTCGTGTTCCTCACGCTGCGCACGCGCAAGGGCGACATCGTCATCCGGGTGGGCGTGGAGTCCCCGCTCACGGTCGGCAACCTGGCGGAGCTCGCGCGGAAGGGCTACTTCCGGGGCATCACGTTCCACCGCGTGGTGCCGGACTTCGTCGCGCAGGGCGGCGACCCACGTGGAGACGGGGAGGGGGGCCCCGGGCACTCCATCCGCTGCGAGATCACGCACGCGAAGTTCGTTCGAGGCACCGTGGGGATGGCGCTGTCGGGCAAGGATACCGGCGGCAGTCAGTTCTTCATCACGCACTCGCCGCAGCCGCACCTGGACGGCCGCTACACGGCCTTTGGCCAGGTCGAAAAGGGCATGGACGTCGTGGACGCGCTGCTGGAGGGAACGGTCATCGACGACGTCATCGTCACGGAGTACGGCCCCGCCATTCCGCCTTCCTGGCACTAG
- a CDS encoding AAA family ATPase, which produces MSDATPLSRLLDALGSAVVGQPRVLADLVTAFLARGHVLLEGVPGVAKTLTARSMAGALGLSFSRVQFTPDLMPADILGTNVFQPQSQSFRLM; this is translated from the coding sequence ATGTCCGACGCCACGCCCCTCTCCCGCCTCCTCGACGCGCTGGGCTCGGCCGTCGTGGGCCAGCCCCGTGTGCTGGCCGACCTGGTGACGGCCTTCCTCGCGCGCGGCCACGTGCTGCTGGAGGGCGTGCCCGGCGTCGCCAAGACGCTCACCGCGCGCAGCATGGCGGGAGCGCTGGGCCTGTCCTTCTCCCGCGTGCAGTTCACCCCGGACCTGATGCCCGCGGACATCCTGGGCACCAACGTCTTCCAGCCGCAGTCGCAGAGCTTCCGCCTGATGA